ACTTATGGCGTTCATGTGGCTGCAAGGTAAAAGTTCGCACTTttggaaaaaaaataacaaaagtaGAAACTGACGACCAACATCGCGTGAGCACTAGCGGAATTAAGAATTATTAGCTTCAGCTGCTTCAAATAAGTTCGGTGAGAAAGCAAGGTGAATCGAAACTCGGATGCGTCTGTAGACGTCGCTTACGGTTGCAGCTACGCAACGTCAGtctagtttaatcacagcacccAAAAAATGTCCAGGACCAATTTCGATTGCTTGTTGACGTTAGTCACGTTGCGTTGGTGTTTAAGGCAGCGCTCCGGGAACGGCGGAGCAGGTTTACCTCTGTGATCTTCATTCCGGCCATAATTAGCCACTCGGCCAGAAGGTTTGCCGTCTGGGCCACAGCCTGATAGTTCTCAAGCAGCAGGTCCACGACTTGCTCCGGGTTTCCGCCTGCCTGGAAATAGCGTTTCAGTTGCACGAAGATGCCGGGCTCCATGATGAAATCCAAGCTGCTGAACTTCTCGATGCACTCTTGTTGAATTCGCTCCACGAGCGCCTCCTGATCTTCTCCCAGTGGTGAATCGGCGTCGCCCTCTTCCCATGCCCGGTCTTCATCGTACTCTTCCATCCTGGATCTACACAATATGTCCGGTAACTATAACAAACTTGTTTATTGAAAGCTGAAGCGTTCTTCGCGCTTCCGCCTGTTGCTGTTTCTCTCAAGTTGACTTGGTTTGGATTGGCGTTGTGATGCTGGTACGGATTGTTTACTCTGAGCCGTTGACAACGGACGCTGGCCTTGTCTGTTCAGTAATCTTTGGCACTCAAATGAAAGATCAGAAATATCTGCTTTGAGACCTTCGACCTTTGTTACAAATTTTTGATTATAGAACTCTCAAACCTTTGATTTGATTGAAGGGTCCTCTACCCATGCTCTCGAGTCAGTTTCAGCCCTTGTTTCAACAAATTAATTATTCGTGAAAGATGTTGCACGTATTTTCTAACTTTAATGTTCTTTTTTCATAAATGACTTGTTTTGGGGGCTCAAAGTAATCAGGCGCAGGGTAGATCTTGTCACGCGCAGGTATGATTAGACAACAATGCGCATACCGCGTTCGCGCTCTACAGCTACAGCTGACAGacgagtttgtttattttttccttgGTCGCTTCGTGTCCTTGTAATTTTAGTGAAGAAAAATAACTCGTAAATCGGTGTGCTCGCAGTGGGCATTGCACTCGTCTGCCACCCGTAAAAGACCATACTAGTGCGTTTTGGCTCCCCTGTGGTTCTTTTTCGCAGTTTCCATCCTTTTCTCGTAAGTTATACGTGTTCCGTTCTTACCGCCCCATTCATCATGATCTCGCCGCACGATCCTTGGTCCCGTTATTCGTTTGGTTTTACATTTGATTTGTGCAAATGTTATGGCTTCTTGCTGCGTGACATCGTTTGTTAGCCATCTGACTTAACTGCGAGCGCTTGCAACTGCTCTGAAACCCGTACACGAACCTACTTCCATGTAGGAAATATGAATTATGTTTGCCGTAACGCTTTTCAGCTACGTTGAGGCTTGTCCTCTTGTTCTGTGCCTTTGCCTTTATTTTTCCGTAGTGAATAAGCTAAATTATACTGGCTTTATAGTTAGCCTTTATCTAGACCACAACGCTTTACAAAACACTCGATCCTGTATTTTTGCTCTAGGAAGTGCCCACCTTGCGTCGAATCCCTGTGACCTCTCCCCTATGGTTAGCTGGGTCGCTTACGAAGATCTGCCCAAAACTTATTTTGCGTACATCCTCGCTGTGCTGCGAAGGGCGTGTTGACATTTCGCTTACTCGCCACTGGGTTtgaagtcagtttttttttttttttcattggcatACTTTTTTGCTTCTGTTGAGATTGTGTGAGCTGTCTGTTATTGTATTCGCGTAATGTTCCGGATCGCGACCGCTGCAGGATTCATTTCTGTGCGAAAGAACTGGATCGACGAACCTTTTACCTTTTTATTTAACGAATGGGTGCGGAAGTTGAACAATGGCTGCCTCCGTTCGCTCATCTCTTGTATGTagtaccagcaaaaaaaaaaaaaaaggcgtcttCTCCAGCAAAACTTATTTTTATGAACTTCGGGTACGTTTCCCTCAATCCGACCGACCCTGCTTTTCAAGAGGCTGATAGTGCCTAGCTCACGTTTGCGGCTACATTTATCAGCGCCGTTTTCCGGGCGACTTGTGCGACTATCTTTGAGACAGCAGCAGCTTGGTTTGCTGAAAGGAATCTTTATCGCTGTTGCAGTGATGTTTGCCTATGGCAACTTGATGCAGGCTTCTGGGTGTGGCTTTGGCTCAGTTAACGCTTCTCAATTTTATGAATAGTGTTGCTTTGAGCACAAAGCTTCATGCTggtctttttgttttcttgataATTACATTGTAAGCTGCTTATTCATGCTGCCATTCTTTCTCCCCAATTCCTGGTTCAGTCAAATTTAAATTTCGCAGAGGGTCGCATTTTTTGGTCTTCCTCGCACAGTGATTGATACATTTGGCATTGGTCTTTCCAATGCGTGCATAGTACAAATGGAAATCCACTGTCGTATGCTTGCTTGCCGGCTCTTGAAAAGCTAGCTTGTGTAGCAGCAGAGATCGGTGTCACCATCTGCTGGGCAGAGGCCAGCCCAAGAGCAGGCACTTGcatcggtggctcagtggctttggcattctgATCTCAGGGTTGTGGGATTGAATTCGAGCTGCCATGGccacattttggtggaggtgaaatgcaaaaaatgcCTGTTTGTTGTGTAACGTCGGGGCACATTTAAGTTTCACAAGTGGTCGAAATAAAcgcagagcccttcactacaacttCTCTCATATTCCATGAGCAGCTTCGGGATGTTTACACTGCATGACGTAATATTAAGAAGCAGGAATGCAGAGCTATTGTGCTGCCAGTAGTCTTGTGCTTAATCCTGAATGAAGTGAAATGCGTTTCATGTGACTTCAGACGAAGCAAACTGGTGAAATGGCTTTTTTGTGACAACTGCTTGGCCCGTGCAGCCACTGTGCCTTGCGCTTATGACGTTTATGATGTGTTTATCGATTTAGCATTTATTTGTCTATCATAAGGCCTGAGCATGTGAACATTCTGCGCttgagcttctttttcttttttttttcttgcaagtaATTCCAAATGTCCTTCCTTACTAAAGCATATCCCACAGTCAAAGGTGCCACTAGTGACTGTGTAGTGAGTGCTGGTGATCACCACGTAACTGCTGTGTGGTGCGCAGTACTGGTGGTAGGTATGTATGCAGTTTATGTATAAATGAGCAGCAAGAAAACCAGTTATCTTTGTCCTTTGCACTGCTCTTTGAAAGACTGGTGACAGCAGCAGCATCTATGAAATGATGGCTGACCGTGTTGTGCATTGGTCAGACATATTTAATGCAGCTCAATATCAAGCTAACTTTCAGGGTAACTTTAGAAGAAGTACTGTGAGTCTTATTCCTCGAGAAGAAATGGTTtaagtgcgctgttttttcccaGCTGCTGATGTCTGTAAGGAGGCTTCATTATGTAGTCCAGTAACTAGATTTCTGTCGAGACGAGTTACAAAAGCACTTGAATTGTAAAATCTAGACGTTTGTCGAACAAACAGTTATTTAAAGCTGGCTTTGTGTTCTCTGCTTTTTTGTATTAGAGCTTGCAATTCTGTCTGGCCTGGCTTGTATTACTGCACAAGTTGGGAAGCAGACTTCAAGTGAGCTTCCAGGGATATCTGTGTCTTGGGCCAGTGCATGGTGGGAGGGAACCTCATTTGGAAGCTACCATTACAACCTTTTCTGCAACCATGTTGGCTGCAGCAAAGTGcagctgctgtgaattttttGCTATTACACACAGAAATGAGGGCTACTTCTTCTGCATGGGGTTGGCATTGGCCTTGCTACAGTAATAAAAACCTTGAGGCTGACTAGAACAAAAGCAGTATCAAGGAGGGCATTATGAATAAGACCTTTAAGAAACATCCCAATTTACCAGAACATGCTCTTTGGGCATGTGGTCAAACCTGTGCTAGACCTGGACTTTGAGGATGTTACTACATTCTTCCTAATTGAAGCTAAAAACCAAAAACTGAGGTAACACTACATCATCACTTTTTATAACTATTATTGGACATCTTCCATCAGGCTAGCTAGGCATGCAAACTATGCAGACTGGGCCTAATCACAACAACTGCTGTGGTGTATGCCACTGAAATCTGCTCATGTGATGAGGATATTTGGCCAGTGTAGCCTGACCAAAATGTTCTGTCATTATGTATAAGCCTGCCCTCAAACTTGCCGCTGTTTTGTGACCATGGATCTCGAGTGACTTTAAACATCTTTCTTTTGAGTGTAGAAGAGGGAACCATGTCGTCATCCCGTGCCCCGTCACCATCAACGGAGACCCGCTTAGAGGCCCTCGAGTCGTCGCTGCTCGTGCTGTCGCAGAAGATGGAGACGCTGCGGCCGCTGTTGCACCGTGTACTGGAGAACAGCCAGGCACTGCATCATGGTGGTGGAACTGCCTCGTCATCCTCCTCCGCCTCCCTTAGGGATGATGATCCAGCCACCTCGCAGTTCCTGCATGACTTCTTCACTGAGGACTACGATGAGGGCGGCGGAGGTGACTCCTCTGAACCAGACAGCCAGGTTGGTGACAGGCTGCTGATGGGGAGCATTCGTCATTTGATTGGCTCTGAGTTGCTCAGAATGTCAGTGGAACGGTCATGTCATGTCTGGAGATATTTCTATTGTGCCAGACACAGCATGGTGAGAAAGCCACAGTCTGTGTCTGTGTGAAGCCACCACAGCCCAGCGCCTCTAGTGTACTGAAGCACCTTCTGGGCACACACCAGTAAAATGCATCTCCCACATATAAACCTCCACCCTTCAGATGGTCTCCATGCCCCACCACCATCCACCCACCTCCACCTTCCACCCACGAGAAGACCACACAATAGCAGAATAAAAAGGCAATACTGAAATAAAATTCAAACTCAATGAGAAGGCAGTCAATGTAAACCCGAAATGCACAACCAGTGCAGATTTGTCATATCACATCATATGATtgcctgtgcattttttcttcctgtgttcctGCACTGTGTAGGCCATTCATTTGTTCCTGATTTGTCTTGGGGGTGGAGCTGGTGCGAGTCAGCTATCTTTGAGTGTAACTGAATTTATTTACCATGTTAGCCTTCTCTTTTATGCAGGAGAGCCAATGGGCAGAGGAGGACTTTGCCTCCAGCCGCCCTGTGGCGCCTTACATCGGCCGCTTCGTACGCCGGTGCTGGGAGGCTCGTGGACGAGTTCTGCGCTGTCGCAAGGCTCGGGCTGCCTACCCTAACCCCAACCTGCCTTTCCTCAAGGTTTGTGTATCTGCTGCCTTGGTCAACTTGATGCTCATTGAAAGTAAAGATCTGATGCCTTTGAAGGGGATGATTGCTACGCACCTGTTTCATAAAAGCCTCGCTTCTGTAAACCAGCAAATTCCTCGACAAGGACAAGGTTGTGGGTTTTTGCTTCAAATCAATACATAATTTGCCACATGGAAACTCGTTCTGAAGTGGGTGGTACTTGTACTGCTTTTAACTCATCAGTTTTAATCCCTGCTTTTGGTGTCATCTTACATGCGATTCAAAATGAGGTGACATAAAAGCATTGTTGTCGTACTCAGGTATGGTCTGTTTGAATTCTTCGAAACATTAATCTGGTAAACCAATGGTACTCATACTCCAGATATATTTGTTATGGGGAATTCCAGGTGCAGATTCGGAGCACTTCTGGATTaactcctgcttttttttttttttttcaaacaaggcTGTTCCAGTGGAAGATTGGGATCACAGTTCGCATGCTCCGATGGCAGACTGGGATAAGCTTCCAAGTCTAAGTCGCTTTGTGAAGCAGTCTTAAGTTCCCCACTGAATCACGGATTTGGCTGGAAGTTTGCGTGATGTATTTGCTTTAGCAGTGCAATTCTTTCTGGCACCCGCCGTTTCTTGATTCATAGCAGACAGCTTGAATGGGGGAGCACAAGGAATGCTAGGTAAAGCCGAAAGTTGGGCAAATTGGTGAATGtgagcgcttgtctgcgtcgtcctgtcAGTCTTTCGTGTTTCCTTTGCGCTATATTTTACATCATGAATACTAAGTACTTTCTCTGTCGGTGGCATGTGAGTGCTCCCAGCTTGCTCTGGCCAAAGCACGAGTGTTCCAGACGCAGGTTTGGGGCAAGTGCTGTCCACTGGACTTAGGTGCTGTATTGTAGAGCGGGTGGATCACTCCGGACCTTTGGTTGAAATTCACTATTTTTGTACCATCATGGAATTTCCTCAGTAGCTTTTCATTTGGCTGTAACTAGGTCTCATAACCTTTTTTTCATTCATCAGGTAAATAGTTAATAGCTGTGGACCTTGCATCAAGGTGCTGTTTTGTAGCCACAGGGCTTTCGAAGGCATTAAGCTCAGAATGCTTTGCATATCCTGTTTTGCAGGTTTTAAGACATAAATTGTATTAAACTGGACCTAATTTCACAGCGTAACTCAACATTGCTGACCAACAGGTCTACAAAATCTGTGAATAAAATTTCAATCACGAAGTCAAACTCGGTGAGAAATTTTCTCATGGAGCCCCTGCAATGGAGGAATCACGTTGATTGGGCCATGCTTCCGCATGGCCCTGGAAGCTGTAGTGACATTAGGCTCTTCACATGGTGCCAGATAGCTTTTTCTTGCATACACTTTTTGTAGTGAGATAGACTGGCAATTTTGCTTGCTTCTTATGTCTGATTCTGTTGTGATGAGGCCTTATTGTGCATAAGGTCCTTGCAAGTGCACGTGTCCCGCTCCAGGTGCCCCGGCTGAACCCCGAGTTTGAGGGCTACAGCCGCTTCCGGGCCATTGGCCTGGATCGAGCACGGGATGAAGCATTTGGCCGTACCCAGGCATCGGTGGTGGGTGCAGTCGGGGCTCTGGTGGACTTGCTTGACTGCTGCGACCGATCTGGTCCGCACGTCGCTCGGCAGGTGAGCTTGCACCCAATAGTGGAGTGGAATTGCACGTATACACCACAAGGTCGTTGGTTATGCCTCACTGATGCTGTGTGCTGGTAGAAAATGGCGGAAAAAGATTAACTAACCTTATAAGGATGAGACGTCTTATTATGGGTGGAGTTTTGCTGTAGCTAAGGGGCGAATTTGCCAACTTGCATTCTTGGTGGCATGCGTGTGCTGGGGTGGGGGTATGTTAATATTACATAGCTGATAAACTTTGCAGTGACATTTGCAGCACCCCTGAAGGTATGAAGGGGTGAGCTCTATAGTCTTTTGCCCTTACCCTCTATTAACTTCGGACGTTCAGTAGTGCTGTGAGGACTCGTCTACACATCTCTACAGCAGACCTTGTTGCCTGGAGTGACTTGACAAGAGGTGTATGCAGAGCGTTAATCACCTATTTCAATCTAACCTAAGTTAATTACTTCAAACCTTCCAAATGCTACGTGCTGTGATGGTATAACATGGACAGTTGTCCACAGTTAGTATTTCTAAACATGTGTCAACACTTACAGCAACCCAGATATGGCAGGCATTGCACTTGCAGGGTCGGAGCCATCTGCTCCTTGTGTGTCATAGGGAATACTCTGCTTGGTGTCCGGGCCCAGCCACAGCTGCTGGCTGTTCTCTGCCATGTCCTGAGCGATAAGCTTGACCACGGTTGACTCGCTGGCAACCCTCACTCACTCTAAAGTGCATCCACCTTTGCTGGTACTCTTCCACTCAAGGGTAGCGTGGAGACCATGCAAGTCTCTGCCACTGCACTATGCCAACATGTGCACTTTTCTTGATGCATCTTTTCATAATGACAACACTTCTTGTACTATGGGGGCAGAGGTATCCAGGACACGCAAAAAGTGATCTAGGTATGTCTGCCTACAGTCACCTTATTTCACCACCATACATTAAGATACTGTTGAGTGCAAAAGTGGTATACAACACCCGAGGTTGCATGGCTCACTGCTCTTTTGGCGACCTTCGGCATTTGGGGCAAACTGGTGTGCCACGCATCAAAACGAGGTAAGTGGCATGCCTCGGGATCAAAACGGTCACTTTCTTGTCTGTATTGACACTAGCTGCTGCTGGAATGTGGCGTGACATTCAAGTCTAATTAAAGCGctgctgttgtttttttgctCCTGAGAGTACATAATCTACAGTCTCACCTCCACTAGTGTGATCTCGAGCCACCCGGCTGATAAGAGCTGTTGCTTGCAGCTGATGCATCCTGGAGACTTTCGTCCCTGGTAGTACATTCTTGCATTGGGGCCATAAGCTGTGATTGCAGGAAAATGTGACTGCTCTTTTAGGCTGTGGCCGAGCGCACAGGAGCTGCGCTGGCACATCTGGGTCGGGCGTTTGAAGCGCTGTCGGCGGAGAGGCGCCACATGGTGTTGTCACGGgtggcacctgaccagcggcgcCTACTCGAGGGCCTTGGTCCGGGCAATGCTGGCAGCGGTGACCAGTCGACGGAGTTCTTGTTTGGGCCGCGGCTGCGTGACCGGGCAGCCAAGCGGACAGAGTTTGTCAGCTTGCTGGACTTCCTCCGTGCCCGGGGACGTCAGCTGCAGCGACAGAATGGCGGGAACCCGTCGGGcgagaggcggcgagcatcgcggcGGCGGCCACGAACTCACTTTGGTGCCCCTGCCAGGCGTAAGTGTGATGAGGCTGCTTGTGTGTATGTGTCTTCTGCCTAAGGGGTGGCTGGTATTTCGAACTATGCTGGTACACCGAAATTTCgttcctcgtgaagaaaaaaattgtttgccaTGGAGTATTTATTCGTTTTGCTGTGTTATGAAAATCAAATAGGCGTTCATTTGTTTGTTGCGCTTGTAGCATTTGAGTAGGTATAATATGTACATTTCATTCTTTTTCCCATTCTGTTTCGGGAATGTTGGCATGCGGTTAGCCTATTTACCTGTTTCTAGCGCATGCTTTTATGGTTTTAGTACCAGTGTGAAGGCCACAGCTGCCTTTGTATCAGAAAAATTCATCATCGTCGCCACTAGAAGAAACAGTACTGCCAGCCTTTGTTCACGATGAATGAGTAGTCTGCAAAGCTTACGAGGCATTGATATGTGTAGAAGTGAACTCGAATGTGTTTGCACACCTGTAAAAAACAAGACAAAGTGGGCAAGGACGGTTTAGTGAGTATCTCTTAATTACAGcaataaaatgttttcttttaattCTGACCGGCTATTGGCAGCCTGCTGTATTGACTTGCCCTGTTCACTTCTGTAGCAGGCTATATTTTGAGCCTGCTTCGCATTTAGCTGTCCTGCTTAGAAGATATCTTTTTTCATGCTAGAACTTGTAATGCATGCCACCACGTTGCTTAGAAGTGTTGaaagttggtaacagttcttggTAGTAAGTTGCTTTGCTACAGCTGTTGCATTTTACTTGACGTCAGGCTTCCCGTCGTGTTCATAGTGCAGGGAAAAGCATGCGCACTTCACTTTCATTCAGTCGACCTTGTTGGTACCCGCAGAATCGGCTCCAATTATTAGTAATGTGtgtttatttgaaattttgaatAGCTTATGAATAGCGGTTGCTGATTGATTCAATTTGCACTGCGCTTGTACATTTCAAACGGCTTGAATTTTTGTTACATTTTAAAATTAAAATAGATGCAGTCGAGCCTTGTTATAGCAAATGGGTCAATATAGCTAAAATCCGTAATGTAAAATTTCGTCGAAAGCTGTGTGCACTTAAGTCTGTGAAGGGACAGAAACTCGGGTGGCCCTTGCTTGAGAGTAGGGATAGACCTTTTTCGAAGTTCTAGCGGCCGTTTTGAAGGCACTTGTAGCGATTCCAGAGGCCACAGAAAAGCACCTCCATGATAGCGGATGCTAGCACAGGGTATAGCCGTCCACACCATTGCATCTGGGGTGCTGTCAGTAGACACAAGAGACGCCGAAGCATGCCAACCACATGGCTACCAACCATGCACACCAACCATGCACAGGCTACCTGCCCTGCGGTTCCTGGTCACCGTCATTGATTTGATGAAGGATGATTCAAGGAGAAGCCCAGTGCGCAAGTCATACTTCGCTTATCACATGAACATATGGAATGCCTGGGCAGAAAATTCTCGGGATCAGCTGTCTTTGGTTGCAATACTTTCTTCCCAGTTCTTGCAATAAAATGGTCAGCGTAGCCATTTCCAGTGAGTTCCCATCGTATCGTGTAGAGCTTGAATTGCTGGCGGTCTTTTTTCTGTGCAGATCCGCAAGGCACACGTCAAAAGTGATGAAGCGACCAACTTCTTGTGAGCCACAGGATGATTGAAGTTAAAATTATGGTAGCGGCCTGTGTATGTAGGCTTGCAGTATATGATGAAGGACAGATGGCTTCCTTTTCGGTGCACGAGGATGTCAAGGGAGGGCAGAAAGTTGACTTTTTTGATTTCATTAGTAAACTGCAAACTGGGGTTCACCGCGTTAAATTTTTGTAGAACCCTTGTAGAACGCGGCTTCTCCAGGATTTGTCCTTTGATGACCAGGACCATTGATGACCAGGACCATAAACTGCACACCAGGAGGCATGCCACTAATCTACATCCAGTCATTATGTCACAAACTTCTCTCTTAAAATGCTACCTCGTCGTCTTGTCCACCTCATTGTGGTCAAGGAACCTGTACGGGATCTGAAACGCCGTTCTTCAATGTCTGACTTGGCCTGTGACTGCTGTTAGTTTCAAAACATAAATTATGGTCTCTGCTGTAGTTGTGGTAGGCGTTGGCCGGGCAACGAGAGTGCACCTTCTCATACACCTGCCTGAACAGTCTCTTACGCTATATTCATTTCACTCAGCAGCACTTTTGATATGGCTGGTAATGCTTGTAATGGTGCCAGTCAGTGACTGTCTCAAGTTTGAATTGTTGGGAAAAAATAgcttcccctttttttttttcaggaatgcaCAGGCGCTTGTCCAAGTTTAGCTGGAATCACGAAAAAGGACAAATGGACTAACTTTTCTGTCATGGTGCCTCACTAGTGCCTATGGTATTCTGCTACTTAGCATTAGGTCACAGGTTCAAGCCTGGACGGTTGCCACATTGTGATGGATATGAAGTACAGAAATGTTCATGCACCAAGATTGCAGTGTACTTTAAATAACCTCCCATGTGGctgaaattaatctggagtccTCCGCCACGTTGCGGTTTATGGGCATTTAATTGGTTTTGACACATAAAAACTGGTTTATATGTGGTATTAATAGAAGCAAACTGTGCGT
The Amblyomma americanum isolate KBUSLIRL-KWMA chromosome 3, ASM5285725v1, whole genome shotgun sequence genome window above contains:
- the LOC144125132 gene encoding uncharacterized protein LOC144125132 isoform X1, with the translated sequence MSEEGTMSSSRAPSPSTETRLEALESSLLVLSQKMETLRPLLHRVLENSQALHHGGGTASSSSSASLRDDDPATSQFLHDFFTEDYDEGGGGDSSEPDSQESQWAEEDFASSRPVAPYIGRFVRRCWEARGRVLRCRKARAAYPNPNLPFLKVPRLNPEFEGYSRFRAIGLDRARDEAFGRTQASVVGAVGALVDLLDCCDRSGPHVARQAVAERTGAALAHLGRAFEALSAERRHMVLSRVAPDQRRLLEGLGPGNAGSGDQSTEFLFGPRLRDRAAKRTEFVSLLDFLRARGRQLQRQNGGNPSGERRRASRRRPRTHFGAPARRRRT
- the LOC144125132 gene encoding uncharacterized protein LOC144125132 isoform X2, with the protein product MSSSRAPSPSTETRLEALESSLLVLSQKMETLRPLLHRVLENSQALHHGGGTASSSSSASLRDDDPATSQFLHDFFTEDYDEGGGGDSSEPDSQESQWAEEDFASSRPVAPYIGRFVRRCWEARGRVLRCRKARAAYPNPNLPFLKVPRLNPEFEGYSRFRAIGLDRARDEAFGRTQASVVGAVGALVDLLDCCDRSGPHVARQAVAERTGAALAHLGRAFEALSAERRHMVLSRVAPDQRRLLEGLGPGNAGSGDQSTEFLFGPRLRDRAAKRTEFVSLLDFLRARGRQLQRQNGGNPSGERRRASRRRPRTHFGAPARRRRT